A stretch of the Methanobacterium veterum genome encodes the following:
- a CDS encoding tyrosine-type recombinase/integrase, whose amino-acid sequence MQRADLKNTIDQIKREEVVQKWLKGLKESTKKPYLTALADFCVVTNKNPTTLLNITYQEQENRIPPWELQIDQWFIAYKDYCYERNYSKQTCQGRRAIVSSFFHMFKINTPTNLVRREKDKLIVKNERKGLTKQNIIDATNAAKSFKLKALILTQATSGMAQIDVLKLTIKQFENGLIDIGNGCKICKISMRRTKTNQEHITFIGFEAVELIQKYLQHERGEYHPEWALFSAEKGIKKAFTANGYNSAIKRLNKRLGWENKKWLFGKLTTHMFRKFFETQLTDSGMVDEHLRHFMGWKPKDPLKQKYYLANSEELQKSYIQHLGYLCLNDVETLTIESKEYKELKEKYEKDAKARDEELEKLREQNELTRKLVEDLIRDMKSNE is encoded by the coding sequence ATGCAAAGAGCGGATTTAAAAAACACAATAGATCAGATCAAAAGAGAAGAAGTAGTGCAAAAATGGTTAAAGGGACTAAAAGAAAGCACTAAAAAACCTTATTTAACAGCCTTAGCTGACTTTTGTGTTGTAACAAATAAAAATCCGACAACACTGCTAAATATCACTTATCAAGAACAGGAAAACCGTATCCCGCCATGGGAATTACAAATAGACCAATGGTTTATAGCATATAAAGACTACTGTTATGAACGGAATTATTCAAAACAAACCTGTCAGGGGCGTAGAGCGATAGTAAGCAGCTTTTTTCACATGTTTAAGATAAATACTCCAACTAACTTAGTCAGGCGAGAAAAAGACAAATTAATTGTTAAAAATGAACGTAAAGGTTTAACTAAACAAAATATAATAGATGCTACAAATGCTGCGAAATCATTCAAATTAAAGGCACTAATTCTAACACAAGCTACTTCTGGCATGGCTCAAATTGATGTACTTAAATTAACCATAAAACAATTTGAAAATGGATTAATTGATATAGGGAATGGCTGTAAAATTTGTAAAATAAGCATGAGAAGAACAAAAACCAATCAGGAACATATCACTTTTATAGGATTTGAAGCTGTCGAATTAATACAGAAATATCTTCAACATGAAAGAGGAGAATATCATCCAGAATGGGCTTTATTTTCAGCCGAAAAAGGGATAAAAAAAGCCTTTACTGCAAATGGATATAATTCAGCTATTAAACGTTTAAATAAGCGTTTGGGATGGGAAAATAAAAAATGGTTATTTGGTAAATTAACTACTCACATGTTCCGTAAGTTCTTTGAGACTCAATTAACTGATTCAGGTATGGTTGATGAGCATTTACGTCATTTTATGGGTTGGAAACCTAAGGATCCTTTAAAACAAAAATATTACCTTGCGAATTCTGAGGAGCTTCAAAAAAGTTATATCCAGCATTTAGGTTATTTATGCTTAAATGATGTTGAGACATTGACTATTGAAAGCAAAGAATACAAAGAATTAAAAGAAAAGTATGAAAAAGACGCTAAAGCAAGGGATGAAGAACTTGAAAAGTTAAGAGAGCAAAATGAACTGACAAGAAAATTAGTTGAAGATTTGATTAGAGACATGAAAAGTAATGAATAA
- the dgt gene encoding dGTP triphosphohydrolase, giving the protein MSSLDYTKEEIKNLKKEINREYAQKSSFKDRRIHFKEDNPNFVDRNHFSRDRDRIIFAKAFRRLEHKAQVYSHVKGDHYRTRLTHTIEVMQIARSIAKNLGLNEDLTEAIALGHDIGHTPFGHQGEDVLDGIMRGKDNLGGNLKYCINYCGFKHNFNGLRTVDILEKKYGEEKGLNLTWQVLDGILKHTDVKKPDKKFDIKRFIQCKEHIPDFIKYPDPVTLEGQIVAIADEIAQRQHDLDDGLRDKDLKLDEDQIIGYINKNISKIRTKTEKNVYNISDLEPKYYSKFASFAKDANSKDILEYYKKHDKKIISKLILKKGSINRKLWDKLIIKYFIRKYVVPDNKEIKLLKELENKINQNKKCLNDEYKWNSLIRDILDYFIKDVTLNSLEKLNKLLNSPKNENHFKLQLVNKDYISCKKSNVKIQTGNNVYWHNRKYFDSKIIDFSDSGSKLNDEIEYYIKNRILNSYNVNVFDGKAIYIVRQLFKAFYTNPRQMPKETLDKLSMRIHENTKRCDCEIRLKTKIKENQKNMSIDEIEFRNSHPNEINELIKFLKLEMEMEELENIFRITYPNENNLNLNYEFLDQINGNAEHIHKECEKCDKNYNKRIIQKIFEKINDYEEDISKDKEIKKQMIFIKCILEHHYAYLSVICDHIAGMTDNYANNEYKKLYLV; this is encoded by the coding sequence ATGTCATCTTTAGATTACACTAAGGAAGAAATTAAAAATTTAAAAAAAGAAATAAATAGGGAATATGCACAAAAATCTTCTTTTAAAGATAGGAGAATTCATTTTAAAGAAGATAATCCTAATTTTGTAGATAGAAATCATTTTTCAAGGGATAGAGACAGAATAATTTTTGCTAAAGCATTCCGAAGATTAGAACACAAAGCACAAGTCTATTCTCATGTAAAGGGAGATCATTATAGAACTAGACTTACCCATACAATTGAAGTTATGCAAATAGCAAGGAGTATAGCAAAAAATTTAGGGTTAAATGAAGATTTAACAGAGGCAATTGCTTTAGGACATGATATTGGTCATACTCCATTTGGACATCAAGGAGAAGATGTTTTAGATGGAATTATGAGAGGTAAAGATAATTTAGGTGGAAATTTAAAATATTGTATAAATTATTGTGGATTTAAACATAATTTTAATGGCTTAAGGACTGTAGATATTCTAGAAAAAAAATATGGGGAAGAAAAAGGGTTAAATTTGACTTGGCAGGTACTTGATGGTATTTTAAAACATACAGATGTTAAAAAACCCGATAAAAAATTTGATATTAAAAGGTTTATACAATGTAAGGAACATATTCCAGACTTTATAAAATATCCAGATCCAGTGACATTAGAAGGTCAAATAGTAGCTATAGCTGACGAAATTGCTCAAAGACAACATGATTTAGACGATGGATTAAGAGATAAAGACCTTAAACTAGATGAAGACCAAATTATAGGATATATTAATAAAAATATTTCTAAAATAAGAACTAAAACTGAAAAAAATGTATATAATATCTCTGATTTAGAGCCAAAATATTATTCTAAATTTGCTTCATTTGCAAAAGATGCAAATTCAAAAGATATTCTTGAATATTATAAAAAGCATGACAAAAAGATTATTTCTAAATTAATACTCAAAAAAGGTAGTATAAACCGTAAACTATGGGATAAACTGATTATAAAATACTTCATTAGAAAATATGTTGTTCCGGATAATAAAGAAATTAAATTACTTAAAGAATTAGAAAATAAAATTAATCAGAATAAAAAGTGTTTAAATGATGAGTATAAATGGAATTCTTTAATTAGAGATATATTAGATTATTTTATTAAAGATGTAACTCTTAATTCATTAGAAAAATTAAATAAGCTATTGAACAGTCCTAAAAATGAAAATCATTTTAAATTACAATTAGTAAATAAAGATTATATATCATGTAAAAAATCTAATGTAAAAATACAAACAGGAAATAATGTATACTGGCATAATAGAAAATATTTTGATTCTAAAATAATTGATTTTAGTGATTCTGGATCTAAATTAAATGATGAAATTGAATATTATATTAAAAATAGGATTTTAAATTCTTATAATGTCAATGTATTTGATGGTAAGGCTATTTATATTGTTAGACAGTTGTTTAAAGCATTTTACACCAATCCCCGACAAATGCCAAAGGAGACATTAGATAAGTTATCTATGAGAATTCATGAAAATACTAAACGGTGTGATTGTGAAATAAGATTAAAAACAAAAATAAAAGAGAACCAGAAGAATATGTCCATTGATGAAATAGAATTTAGAAATAGCCATCCAAATGAAATAAATGAATTAATAAAGTTTCTAAAATTAGAAATGGAAATGGAAGAGTTAGAAAATATTTTTAGGATAACTTACCCCAATGAAAATAATTTAAACTTAAATTACGAGTTTTTAGATCAAATAAATGGCAATGCTGAACATATACATAAAGAATGTGAAAAATGTGACAAAAACTATAATAAAAGGATTATTCAAAAGATATTTGAAAAAATAAACGATTATGAAGAAGATATTTCAAAAGATAAGGAAATAAAAAAACAAATGATCTTTATTAAGTGCATATTAGAACATCATTATGCATATTTATCTGTTATATGTGATCATATTGCTGGAATGACCGATAACTATGCCAATAATGAATATAAAAAGCTTTACTTAGTTTAA
- a CDS encoding DUF4268 domain-containing protein: protein MERQQGYPEFWEMLIEKFNVEMPEAKISKTRDKHYLQILTGINGIHFEWFLAGKPLDGFLVALHFELKDNYYENRRLLDCFESRKEEFENIFEEKLQFGGHSNSTHMFLKKETDNMDDVTLDWGVKTMIKFYDTLKPILDEELNKYIKI from the coding sequence ATGGAAAGGCAGCAAGGATACCCTGAATTCTGGGAGATGTTAATTGAAAAATTTAATGTTGAAATGCCAGAGGCAAAAATAAGTAAAACACGTGATAAACATTATTTACAAATCCTTACAGGAATTAATGGAATTCATTTTGAATGGTTTTTAGCGGGAAAGCCTTTAGATGGGTTTTTAGTTGCGCTACATTTTGAACTTAAAGATAATTATTATGAAAATCGAAGACTATTAGATTGTTTTGAATCTAGAAAAGAGGAATTTGAAAATATTTTTGAGGAAAAATTACAATTTGGTGGCCATAGTAACTCGACTCATATGTTCTTAAAGAAAGAAACTGATAATATGGACGATGTTACTTTAGATTGGGGAGTTAAAACTATGATTAAATTTTATGATACCCTTAAACCAATTTTAGATGAAGAACTAAATAAATATATTAAGATTTAA
- a CDS encoding AAA family ATPase, protein MVLKIKKIHIKALRGIKDAEIELNSNSLLIYGENGTGKSSIVDAIEFFFKRNISTLKGRGINFQRHGYHTKCNLNDVRVDLTFNGNITLTRTYNSFSPVPSQFKKYFDLAQKGIFILRRGQLLSFINSTPAERFKVISGFIGVESLDKIENEIKNSVNSLKRDIDVKEKRIEQILSSISQTVGKKISDENEVLPVLNELFEKNKLPQLNSFEDAPEHSSKMFSIVKENSENLKNILILKEIQQETENINIDLYEGVEALNNKVVVLLTQNMKENMSIKKLLESGKEALEIEKLENKCPLCEQNYNKEILSSKIQKRLQLLEKTSEDFSKLKEELRPITVEIESWIGKCNHILKQIESFDEFKDNKVKLQEKIHFLVDFKKKLKLTLDLKDQIPLKGLNEELNGIEKIFESINKKSKEIISKSDITDEEKKFLELVETLAVATSKIKDIMDLNHDLKDLESQLKIANNVYNSFLDVKKSKIQSIFDSIQLDIQDFYSLLHPNEPHNNIALKISGRASAELKITSFDREDEDPRALTSEGHLDSLGLCIFLALVKKFNQDCSLVILDDIVTTVDSAHRQMICKLLFTKFKKKQFIITTHENLWYQQLIKSQQVFGVNFKNYTITNWTVDDGPDLKPYQIKLDRIYNKIDSGDLACAGNEGRQYLEWILEEICKSIDAEVLMKARYTAGDLVGPVRHQLKDIVADAEIKCQIKEAFRELDNNSIMGNILSHSNLLAGNVSPTEVRRFVKSVKKNT, encoded by the coding sequence ATGGTTTTGAAGATTAAAAAAATACATATTAAAGCACTTAGAGGTATAAAAGACGCAGAAATTGAACTAAATTCCAATTCTCTTTTGATATATGGTGAAAATGGTACTGGAAAAAGTTCAATAGTTGATGCTATAGAATTTTTTTTTAAAAGAAATATTTCTACTTTAAAAGGGAGGGGTATTAACTTTCAGCGTCATGGTTATCATACTAAATGCAATCTCAACGATGTAAGAGTTGATTTGACATTTAATGGAAATATAACTCTTACTCGTACTTACAACTCTTTTAGTCCTGTGCCATCACAATTTAAAAAATATTTTGATTTAGCTCAAAAAGGTATATTCATTTTACGTAGAGGCCAACTTCTCTCATTTATTAATAGTACTCCCGCAGAACGATTTAAAGTAATAAGTGGTTTTATTGGAGTAGAATCTTTAGACAAAATTGAAAATGAGATAAAAAACTCTGTCAATAGTTTAAAACGAGATATAGATGTTAAAGAAAAAAGAATTGAACAAATTTTGAGTAGTATATCACAAACTGTTGGGAAAAAAATTAGTGATGAAAATGAAGTTTTACCTGTTTTGAATGAATTGTTTGAAAAAAATAAATTGCCTCAACTTAATTCTTTTGAAGATGCTCCAGAACATAGCTCAAAAATGTTTTCAATTGTTAAAGAAAATTCTGAAAATTTGAAAAATATTTTAATTCTTAAGGAAATTCAACAAGAAACAGAGAATATTAACATTGATTTATATGAAGGAGTAGAGGCTCTTAATAATAAAGTTGTAGTTCTTTTGACTCAGAATATGAAGGAAAATATGTCAATAAAGAAGTTACTTGAAAGTGGAAAAGAAGCTTTAGAAATAGAAAAATTAGAAAATAAATGTCCACTGTGTGAACAAAATTATAATAAAGAGATTTTATCTTCTAAAATTCAAAAAAGATTACAATTATTAGAAAAAACTTCTGAAGACTTCTCAAAATTGAAAGAAGAATTGCGTCCAATTACTGTAGAAATAGAAAGTTGGATTGGGAAATGTAATCATATTCTTAAACAAATAGAATCATTTGATGAATTTAAAGACAATAAAGTAAAATTACAGGAAAAAATTCACTTCTTAGTGGATTTCAAGAAAAAATTGAAGTTAACATTAGATTTAAAAGATCAGATACCATTAAAAGGTTTAAATGAAGAATTAAATGGTATTGAAAAAATTTTTGAAAGTATAAACAAAAAAAGTAAAGAAATAATTTCTAAAAGTGATATTACAGATGAAGAAAAGAAGTTTTTAGAATTAGTAGAAACTCTTGCTGTGGCAACAAGTAAGATTAAAGACATAATGGATTTAAATCATGATTTAAAAGATTTAGAATCCCAATTAAAGATAGCTAATAATGTATATAACTCATTTTTAGATGTAAAAAAAAGTAAAATACAATCAATTTTTGATTCCATACAGTTAGATATTCAAGATTTTTACTCGTTACTTCATCCTAATGAACCTCATAATAATATAGCGCTTAAGATTAGTGGTAGGGCGAGTGCTGAACTTAAAATTACTTCTTTTGATCGTGAAGATGAAGATCCAAGAGCTTTAACAAGTGAAGGACATCTTGATTCTTTAGGTTTATGCATATTTCTTGCTTTAGTAAAAAAATTTAATCAGGACTGTTCTTTAGTTATTCTTGATGATATTGTAACCACCGTGGATTCAGCGCATCGACAGATGATATGTAAATTATTGTTTACAAAATTTAAAAAGAAACAATTTATAATAACAACTCATGAAAATCTATGGTACCAGCAGTTAATTAAATCACAACAAGTTTTTGGAGTTAATTTTAAAAATTATACTATTACTAATTGGACTGTTGATGATGGGCCTGATTTAAAACCTTATCAAATTAAATTAGATAGGATCTACAATAAAATTGATTCAGGGGATTTAGCTTGTGCTGGAAATGAAGGAAGACAATATCTTGAGTGGATCTTAGAAGAAATATGTAAGTCTATCGATGCGGAGGTATTAATGAAAGCAAGGTATACTGCTGGTGATCTAGTGGGGCCCGTTAGGCATCAATTAAAAGATATAGTGGCAGATGCTGAAATTAAATGCCAAATAAAGGAAGCTTTTAGAGAATTAGATAATAATAGCATAATGGGCAATATTCTTTCCCATAGTAATTTACTTGCAGGTAATGTATCGCCAACAGAAGTTAGAAGATTTGTTAAATCTGTAAAAAAAAATACATGA
- a CDS encoding restriction endonuclease translates to MASIKLPELPKEKEFEEYISALFQSSGYFIERSMIDREEGEEVLELDIVITDYDQKSSNSRLVEVKSGKYGFPDIFKVRGWMDYLNFEQGMFIVQNETDKFNFYKEKAKNLNIELISVANLTEFNIEEIVGKKEVDPLDITVWRFSYWVERNLLKLLNDYASSQKERLCYKCLKNYYFQLNSDAFFTENVIERVNKIYGTFNRFYRISARCGNELEGKSFKDAHRNIPNNIFSDTYYKCNLNPIQISTFIEHKARLILLKNAVDYIILRENDEKKDVIQILELASLPRSFHRALRKIREHEYVHRYPVFWQWFIRLFGGFILLDYEDEEYELFSKKTGIPQDEIPNALEAYELLFPQKDGWFMDLSKNSLNVKLMKMFPVPFRGIGAFYRNNVYTESNKYKDLKCGGLTICDLVKWHHLGYEVLKRGYKE, encoded by the coding sequence ATGGCTTCAATTAAATTACCTGAATTACCAAAAGAAAAAGAGTTTGAAGAGTATATTTCTGCTTTGTTTCAATCCAGCGGTTACTTCATAGAAAGAAGTATGATTGATAGGGAAGAAGGAGAAGAAGTACTAGAATTAGATATAGTAATCACAGATTATGATCAAAAATCATCAAACTCGAGATTAGTTGAGGTTAAATCCGGCAAATATGGATTTCCGGATATATTTAAAGTTAGGGGTTGGATGGATTATCTTAATTTTGAGCAAGGAATGTTCATCGTGCAGAATGAAACAGATAAGTTTAATTTTTATAAAGAAAAAGCTAAAAATTTAAATATAGAGCTTATATCTGTTGCAAATTTAACTGAATTTAATATAGAAGAAATTGTTGGGAAAAAAGAAGTTGATCCTCTTGATATAACGGTTTGGAGATTTTCATATTGGGTTGAACGAAATCTACTAAAGCTTCTAAATGATTATGCTAGTTCTCAAAAGGAAAGATTATGTTATAAGTGTTTGAAGAATTATTATTTTCAATTGAATAGTGATGCATTTTTTACTGAAAATGTAATTGAAAGAGTAAATAAAATATATGGTACATTTAATAGATTTTATCGTATATCTGCAAGATGTGGTAATGAATTAGAAGGTAAATCTTTTAAAGATGCACATAGAAATATACCCAATAATATTTTTAGTGATACTTACTATAAATGCAATTTAAATCCTATTCAGATATCGACTTTCATTGAACATAAGGCTAGACTAATATTATTAAAAAATGCTGTCGATTATATAATTTTAAGAGAGAATGATGAGAAAAAAGATGTTATTCAAATTTTAGAATTGGCTAGTCTTCCTCGTTCATTCCATAGGGCTCTAAGAAAGATACGTGAACATGAATATGTTCATAGATATCCGGTGTTTTGGCAATGGTTTATAAGATTATTTGGAGGTTTTATTTTATTGGATTATGAAGATGAAGAATATGAGCTCTTTTCTAAAAAAACAGGAATTCCTCAAGATGAAATTCCAAATGCTCTTGAGGCCTATGAATTACTATTTCCTCAAAAAGATGGTTGGTTTATGGATTTATCTAAAAACAGTTTGAATGTTAAGTTAATGAAGATGTTTCCAGTACCTTTTAGAGGTATTGGGGCATTCTATAGAAATAATGTATACACAGAATCTAATAAATATAAAGATTTAAAATGTGGAGGACTTACAATTTGTGATTTAGTAAAATGGCATCATTTAGGCTATGAAGTTTTGAAAAGAGGATATAAAGAGTAA
- a CDS encoding DUF5655 domain-containing protein, with amino-acid sequence MDRINKVDFKLEKDIQKLTEENLNEIFGLEFVITEFQLNNLRVDTLAFDSETNSFVIVEYKREKNFSVIDQGYAYLALLLNNKADFILEYNERKGKFLRREDIDWSQSRVIFVSPQFTRYQQQAIEFKDLPIELWEISKYTNETILFNQLKSPDTSESINTVSSKSKAVQKVSIEVKKYSEENHLDITSEELKELYLQLKERILELGDNIEIKPLKIYIAFKSTRNFVDIEFMKNTMKIWLNLKKGNLDDPKYMAKDVSSTGHHGNGDYEITLTPDDDLDYLMTLIKQSYKKNS; translated from the coding sequence TTGGATAGAATAAACAAAGTTGATTTTAAATTAGAAAAAGATATACAAAAACTCACAGAAGAGAATTTAAACGAGATTTTTGGTTTAGAATTCGTGATAACTGAATTCCAATTAAATAATTTAAGGGTAGATACCCTCGCTTTTGATAGTGAAACTAATTCTTTTGTAATTGTTGAATATAAAAGAGAAAAGAACTTCAGCGTAATAGATCAAGGTTATGCCTATCTTGCTTTGCTTTTAAATAATAAAGCTGACTTTATTTTGGAATATAACGAGCGAAAAGGAAAGTTTTTAAGAAGAGAAGACATTGACTGGTCACAATCAAGAGTTATTTTTGTTTCACCGCAATTTACAAGATATCAGCAGCAGGCAATTGAATTTAAAGATTTACCTATTGAATTATGGGAAATAAGTAAATATACAAATGAAACTATTCTTTTTAACCAATTAAAATCTCCGGATACAAGTGAATCTATAAATACAGTTAGTTCAAAGAGTAAAGCCGTTCAAAAAGTCAGTATAGAAGTGAAAAAATATAGTGAAGAAAACCATTTAGATATCACTTCTGAGGAATTAAAAGAATTATATTTACAATTAAAAGAAAGAATTCTTGAGTTAGGGGATAATATTGAAATTAAGCCTTTAAAAATTTATATTGCATTTAAGTCAACTAGAAATTTTGTTGATATTGAATTTATGAAAAATACAATGAAAATATGGCTTAATTTAAAGAAAGGAAATTTAGATGATCCCAAATATATGGCAAAAGATGTTTCAAGTACAGGGCATCATGGTAACGGGGATTATGAGATTACATTAACGCCTGATGATGATTTAGATTATTTAATGACTTTAATAAAGCAATCTTATAAGAAAAATTCTTAA
- a CDS encoding type I restriction endonuclease subunit R, giving the protein MVIQSEAALEKCLIDKLTDSGYESIEITDYNDLKINFKTQLEKFNNVKLTDDEFERILIHLEGGTIFDKAKRLRDKYELRREDVTIYIDFFNKKDWCKNLFQVTNQVTMRKKYENRYDVTILINGLPLVQIELKRRGIELKKAFNQIKRYHLHSYKGLFQYIQIVVISNGVNTKYFANNSFRDLNYKLTFFWKDKNNKNISNLDDFVETFLERCHLSKMISKYMVLNETEKLLMILRAYQFYAVEAIVDQALNTNQNGYIWHTTGSGKTLTSFKVSQILSQEEKIDKVIFVVDRKDLDDQTTTEFNKFCNGAVDGTDNTYSLVQQLLGKVHPGEFENLIITTIQKLNRAVSRHEKVLSEIKDKKIILIFDECHRSQFGEMHKNITDYFTNLQYFGFTGTPIFAVNANNKRTTADIFGKLLHKYLIQNAINDNNVLGFSVEYFKLYKNKSERDLQVEGINTNELVESTDRLKTIAQYIVDNHNKKTYDREFNSIFAVSGIPILTKYYEIFKEIDHDLKIATIFSFGANEDLEEEDEHSRDKLERYISDYNGLFGTNFSTDTFGEYYKDVSRRSKDRKIDILLVVNMFLTGFDNKYLNTLYVDKNLRHHNLLQAYSRTNRILNEKKKHGNILCFRNLKDETDEAISLYSDENAPTNVLMKSYWEYVSDFKAVLPELFDITPDVNDVDDLSSEDKKKEFVQIFRELLRVLARLKTFTDFSFDNLGITQQKFEDYQSKYLDIYTDMRQVDGPEKISVLDDIDFEIELVRRDDINAAYILKLLKELDNTKPSFDKDKEFILNEMDKSYELKSKISLIEKFINENIPKIQDKDEFECHFEDYITKEKKNAVNSLIKEEKLNENVTKDIIAQYEFSEKIRNDLIKNSITERLGFIEKRSKVQAIKTKIVEIVDRFSW; this is encoded by the coding sequence ATGGTTATACAAAGTGAAGCAGCTTTGGAAAAATGTCTTATTGATAAACTTACTGATAGTGGATATGAATCTATAGAAATTACAGATTATAATGATTTAAAAATTAATTTTAAAACTCAACTTGAAAAATTTAATAATGTGAAACTTACTGATGATGAATTTGAAAGAATTTTAATTCATTTAGAAGGCGGAACTATCTTTGATAAAGCTAAAAGGCTTAGAGATAAATATGAATTAAGAAGAGAAGATGTAACCATCTATATTGATTTTTTCAATAAGAAGGACTGGTGTAAAAATCTTTTTCAAGTAACTAACCAAGTTACAATGAGGAAAAAATATGAAAATAGATATGATGTTACTATTTTAATAAATGGTCTTCCGCTTGTACAAATTGAACTTAAAAGGAGAGGAATTGAACTTAAAAAAGCATTCAATCAAATTAAACGTTATCATTTACATTCTTACAAGGGTCTTTTCCAATATATCCAGATTGTTGTGATTAGTAATGGTGTGAACACTAAATACTTTGCTAATAATAGTTTTAGAGATTTAAACTACAAATTAACATTTTTCTGGAAAGATAAGAATAATAAAAACATTTCAAATCTTGATGACTTTGTAGAAACGTTTCTAGAGAGATGTCATTTATCTAAAATGATTTCTAAGTATATGGTTTTAAATGAAACTGAAAAATTGCTTATGATTTTAAGGGCATACCAATTCTATGCAGTAGAAGCAATAGTTGATCAAGCCTTAAATACAAACCAAAATGGATACATTTGGCATACTACTGGAAGTGGAAAGACATTAACCTCATTTAAAGTCAGTCAAATCTTATCGCAAGAAGAAAAGATTGATAAAGTAATTTTTGTTGTAGATAGAAAAGATTTAGATGATCAAACGACGACAGAGTTTAATAAATTTTGTAATGGTGCAGTTGATGGAACTGATAATACTTATTCTCTTGTTCAGCAACTTTTAGGAAAAGTGCATCCTGGAGAATTTGAAAACCTTATAATTACAACTATTCAAAAATTAAATCGTGCTGTAAGCAGACATGAAAAAGTTCTAAGTGAAATTAAGGATAAAAAGATCATTTTAATATTTGATGAATGCCATAGAAGCCAGTTTGGAGAAATGCATAAGAATATCACCGACTATTTCACTAATTTGCAGTATTTTGGATTTACTGGAACACCAATTTTTGCAGTAAATGCCAACAATAAACGCACAACAGCTGATATTTTTGGAAAATTACTACATAAATACCTTATCCAGAATGCAATAAACGATAACAACGTTTTAGGCTTCTCTGTAGAATATTTTAAACTTTACAAAAATAAATCTGAAAGAGATTTACAAGTAGAAGGAATTAATACTAATGAACTAGTAGAATCAACAGACCGTTTAAAAACAATAGCCCAATATATTGTGGATAACCATAATAAAAAGACATATGACAGAGAATTTAATTCAATTTTTGCTGTCAGTGGCATACCTATTTTAACTAAATATTATGAAATATTTAAGGAAATAGACCATGACCTTAAAATTGCTACAATATTTAGTTTTGGAGCAAATGAAGATTTGGAAGAAGAAGATGAACATTCACGAGACAAATTAGAGAGATATATAAGTGATTATAACGGCCTTTTTGGCACTAATTTTAGTACAGATACCTTTGGAGAATATTATAAAGATGTTTCTAGAAGATCGAAAGACAGAAAGATCGATATTCTTTTAGTTGTTAACATGTTTTTAACAGGATTTGATAACAAATATCTAAACACACTTTATGTTGACAAAAATTTAAGACATCATAATCTTTTACAAGCTTATTCAAGGACCAATAGAATATTAAATGAAAAGAAAAAACATGGGAACATACTTTGCTTTAGAAATCTAAAAGATGAAACAGATGAGGCCATTAGTTTATATTCTGACGAAAATGCACCTACAAATGTTTTAATGAAATCTTACTGGGAATACGTCTCTGATTTTAAAGCAGTTTTACCTGAGCTATTTGACATTACACCAGATGTAAATGATGTTGATGATTTATCCTCTGAGGATAAGAAAAAGGAATTTGTTCAAATTTTCAGGGAACTTTTAAGAGTTCTTGCACGTTTAAAGACTTTTACTGATTTTAGCTTTGATAATTTGGGCATTACTCAACAGAAGTTTGAAGATTACCAGAGCAAATATTTAGATATATATACTGATATGAGACAGGTTGATGGACCTGAGAAAATATCTGTACTTGATGATATTGATTTTGAAATAGAGCTGGTTAGAAGAGACGATATTAATGCTGCATATATTTTAAAATTACTTAAAGAATTGGATAATACCAAACCTTCTTTTGATAAGGATAAAGAATTTATTCTTAATGAAATGGATAAAAGTTATGAACTTAAAAGTAAAATTAGCTTAATTGAAAAGTTCATTAATGAAAATATTCCTAAAATTCAGGATAAAGATGAATTTGAATGCCATTTTGAAGATTATATAACTAAAGAAAAAAAGAATGCTGTTAATAGTCTCATTAAAGAGGAAAAATTGAATGAAAATGTCACTAAGGATATAATAGCACAGTATGAGTTTTCTGAAAAGATTAGGAATGATTTAATTAAGAATTCTATTACTGAAAGGCTTGGTTTTATTGAAAAGCGCTCTAAAGTACAAGCTATTAAGACAAAAATTGTTGAAATTGTGGATAGGTTTAGCTGGTAA